Proteins co-encoded in one Klebsiella michiganensis genomic window:
- a CDS encoding LysR family transcriptional regulator, producing MLKHWPPLNALRGFEAAARLGSFHQAAAELHLTQSAISQQIRSLEAYLEQPLFFRSGRSVSLTDAGQDLYSTAQVMLQQLAVGIRRLDQYRKPNQLIVNTTPAFARHWLLPNLADFTRQYPETDLWLFTSFDPPDMASETIDVAIRDDVSQQAECIFEVLYKDRLYPACHPSLQAMPVEQRTTLHGEREMSWEHWSVAGGVDVGQQSQGMNFSDPGLLLDAAADGLGIALVSQLLADRKRTNEQLIPLVEQTVRGADWAWLIHRESENDPLTRQFCAWLRGKVERPD from the coding sequence ATGCTAAAACACTGGCCACCGTTAAATGCCCTGCGAGGGTTTGAGGCCGCCGCGCGCCTGGGAAGCTTTCATCAGGCCGCCGCAGAACTCCACCTGACCCAGTCGGCTATCAGTCAGCAGATCCGCAGCCTGGAGGCTTACCTCGAACAGCCGCTGTTTTTTCGCAGCGGGAGAAGCGTCAGCCTGACTGACGCCGGCCAGGATCTTTACAGCACCGCACAGGTCATGCTGCAACAGCTGGCCGTCGGTATTCGTCGGCTCGATCAGTACCGCAAGCCGAACCAGCTTATCGTGAACACCACGCCGGCTTTCGCCAGGCACTGGCTGTTGCCCAATCTGGCGGACTTTACACGCCAGTACCCGGAGACCGATCTTTGGCTGTTCACCAGTTTTGACCCGCCGGACATGGCCAGCGAAACCATCGATGTGGCTATTCGGGATGATGTCAGCCAGCAGGCGGAGTGCATTTTTGAGGTGTTGTACAAGGATAGACTTTATCCGGCCTGCCACCCCAGTTTGCAGGCTATGCCGGTAGAGCAGCGAACAACGCTTCACGGCGAGCGCGAGATGAGCTGGGAGCACTGGAGCGTGGCTGGCGGTGTGGATGTCGGCCAGCAAAGCCAGGGGATGAATTTCTCCGATCCTGGGTTGTTGCTTGACGCCGCTGCCGACGGGCTGGGTATTGCGCTTGTCAGCCAACTGCTGGCAGACAGAAAAAGGACAAATGAGCAGCTTATCCCGCTGGTGGAGCAAACCGTGCGCGGCGCGGACTGGGCGTGGCTCATCCACCGGGAAAGTGAAAATGACCCGTTAACCCGCCAGTTTTGTGCGTGGCTGCGGGGCAAAGTGGAAAGGCCGGACTAA
- a CDS encoding agmatine deiminase, translated as MSTRREFIKCASVLAGMGMAGSLGLPLSALAAANAGWRMPDEGEQQQRAFIAFGAQRAIWKDFTPDVQAALGRIARAIAGYQPLTVFCREQERTLAEEKCGSHNVTYVTTELDDIWMRDTGACFVTSPEGKLGAVGFNFNGWGNKQRHSKDTKLAAFMAEKYDAAPFIRSALTGEGGGIEVDGNGTGIMTESSWVNDNRNPGWSRDRVEQELKTQLGLRKIIWLPGIKGKDITDAHVDFYARFVKPGVVIANLDPDPDSWDHKVTQRHLDILRQATDADGRPLQVHSVTPPQEPRESRFSEDNPDFAAGYINYFVINGAIIAPEFGDEETDEAAFRLLSTLYPEREVVQLNIDAIAAGGGGIHCVTNQLPAVK; from the coding sequence ATGTCAACGCGTCGTGAATTTATTAAATGTGCCTCGGTACTGGCCGGGATGGGTATGGCAGGCTCTCTGGGGCTGCCGTTATCCGCTCTCGCGGCGGCGAACGCCGGCTGGCGTATGCCGGACGAAGGGGAACAGCAGCAGCGCGCATTTATCGCGTTTGGCGCACAGCGCGCGATATGGAAAGATTTTACCCCCGACGTACAGGCCGCTTTGGGGCGCATCGCCCGCGCTATCGCCGGTTACCAGCCGCTGACGGTCTTTTGCCGTGAACAGGAACGCACGCTGGCGGAGGAAAAATGTGGCAGCCACAACGTGACTTACGTGACGACCGAGCTGGACGACATCTGGATGCGGGACACCGGCGCGTGCTTTGTCACTTCGCCAGAAGGAAAGCTCGGCGCAGTGGGCTTTAACTTCAACGGCTGGGGCAATAAGCAGCGGCACAGCAAAGACACGAAGCTGGCGGCGTTTATGGCCGAAAAATACGATGCAGCGCCGTTCATCCGCAGCGCGCTGACGGGCGAAGGCGGCGGTATTGAGGTGGATGGAAACGGTACCGGCATCATGACCGAAAGCAGCTGGGTCAACGACAACCGCAATCCCGGCTGGAGCCGCGATCGGGTTGAACAAGAGCTGAAAACGCAGCTTGGCCTGAGAAAAATCATCTGGCTGCCGGGTATTAAAGGGAAAGACATCACCGACGCCCACGTCGATTTTTATGCCCGCTTTGTTAAGCCAGGCGTGGTCATCGCCAATCTCGATCCCGACCCGGACTCCTGGGATCACAAGGTGACGCAGAGACACCTGGATATTCTCAGACAGGCAACCGATGCCGATGGCCGACCGCTGCAGGTGCACAGCGTCACGCCGCCGCAGGAACCACGCGAGAGCCGTTTTAGCGAAGATAACCCGGATTTTGCCGCCGGGTACATCAACTACTTCGTGATAAACGGCGCGATTATCGCCCCGGAGTTTGGCGATGAAGAAACGGATGAAGCGGCGTTTCGCCTGCTGTCGACGCTATACCCTGAGCGGGAGGTCGTGCAGCTTAACATCGACGCGATTGCCGCCGGTGGCGGGGGAATTCACTGCGTGACGAATCAGTTACCCGCAGTGAAATAA
- a CDS encoding glucarate transporter, translating into MDISATVVKPTRRRYLTLVMIFITVVICYVDRANLAVASAHIQEEFGITKTEMGYIFSAFAWLYTLCQIPGGWFLDRVGSRLTYFIAIMGWSVATLFQGFATGLMSLIGLRAITGIFEAPAFPTNNRMVTSWFPEHERASAVGFYTSGQFVGLAFLTPLLIWIQEISSWHWVFIVTGGIGIIWSIIWFKVYQPPRKSKGINSAELDYIREGGGLVDGDAPVEKKARKPLSLADWKLVFHRKLVGVYLGQFAVASTLWFFLTWFPNYLTQEKGITALKAGFMTTVPFLAAFFGVLLSGWVADRLVRKGYSLGIARKTPIICGLLLSTCIMGANYTEDPVWIMTLMAIAFFGNGFASITWSLVSSLAPMRLIGLTGGVFNFVGGLGGITVPLVIGYLAQSHGFAPALVYIAAVALLGALSYILLVGKVERVG; encoded by the coding sequence ATGGATATTTCTGCAACTGTGGTGAAACCTACGCGCCGCCGTTATTTAACGCTGGTGATGATCTTTATTACGGTGGTGATTTGCTACGTTGACCGCGCCAACCTGGCGGTTGCGTCGGCTCATATTCAGGAAGAGTTTGGTATTACCAAAACGGAGATGGGCTACATCTTCTCGGCTTTTGCCTGGCTTTATACGCTGTGCCAGATCCCGGGCGGCTGGTTCCTGGATCGCGTGGGATCTCGCCTGACCTATTTTATTGCCATTATGGGCTGGTCCGTCGCCACGCTGTTCCAGGGGTTTGCGACCGGCCTGATGTCGCTGATTGGCCTGCGTGCTATCACCGGTATTTTTGAAGCGCCTGCTTTCCCGACTAACAACCGCATGGTGACGAGCTGGTTCCCTGAGCACGAACGTGCTTCTGCGGTGGGCTTTTACACCTCCGGGCAGTTTGTTGGTCTGGCGTTTCTGACGCCGCTGCTTATCTGGATCCAAGAAATTTCAAGCTGGCACTGGGTGTTTATCGTGACCGGCGGAATCGGCATCATCTGGTCGATTATCTGGTTTAAGGTTTATCAGCCGCCGCGTAAGAGCAAGGGCATTAACTCCGCCGAGCTGGACTATATTCGCGAGGGGGGTGGCCTGGTTGATGGCGATGCGCCGGTCGAAAAGAAAGCGCGCAAGCCGTTAAGCCTGGCCGACTGGAAACTGGTGTTCCACCGTAAGCTGGTGGGCGTTTATCTGGGGCAGTTCGCGGTAGCGTCGACGCTGTGGTTCTTCCTGACCTGGTTCCCGAACTATCTGACCCAGGAAAAAGGCATTACCGCGCTGAAGGCCGGTTTTATGACGACGGTGCCGTTCCTGGCGGCCTTCTTCGGGGTGTTGCTGTCCGGCTGGGTTGCCGACCGCCTGGTGCGCAAAGGCTATTCGCTGGGAATTGCACGTAAAACGCCAATCATCTGCGGTTTGCTGCTCTCCACCTGCATTATGGGCGCCAACTACACTGAAGATCCGGTGTGGATTATGACCCTGATGGCGATTGCCTTCTTCGGCAACGGCTTCGCCTCCATCACCTGGTCCCTGGTGTCCTCCCTTGCACCAATGCGACTGATTGGCCTGACGGGGGGCGTATTTAACTTTGTCGGTGGCCTCGGCGGTATTACCGTACCGCTGGTGATCGGCTATCTTGCCCAAAGCCACGGTTTTGCTCCGGCGCTGGTGTATATCGCGGCGGTCGCTCTGCTTGGCGCGCTTTCCTACATCCTGCTGGTGGGGAAAGTGGAAAGGGTTGGCTGA
- a CDS encoding galactonate dehydratase, producing the protein MKITKLTTYRLPPRWMFLKIETDEGVVGWGEPVIEGRARSVEAAVHELGEYLIGQDPARINDLWQVMYRGGFYRGGPILMSAIAGIDQALWDIKGKVLNAPVWQLMGGLVRDKIKAYSWVGGDRPAEVIDGIKSLRNIGFDTFKLNGCEEMGIIDNSRAVDAAVNTVAQIREAFGNEIEFGLDFHGRVSAPMAKVLIKELEPYRPLFIEEPVLAEQAEYYPRLAAQTHIPIAAGERMFSRFEFKRVLEGGGIAILQPDLSHAGGITECYKIAGMAEAYDVSLAPHCPLGPIALSACLHIDFVSRNAVFQEQSMGIHYNKGAELLDFVKNKEDFKMDGGYFLPLMKPGLGVEIDEEQVIARSKNVTDWRNPLWRHADGSVAEW; encoded by the coding sequence ATGAAAATTACTAAACTGACGACGTACCGTTTACCGCCCCGCTGGATGTTCCTGAAAATTGAGACAGACGAAGGCGTAGTCGGCTGGGGCGAGCCGGTCATCGAAGGCCGCGCCCGCAGCGTTGAGGCGGCGGTTCATGAACTAGGCGAGTACCTGATTGGACAGGATCCGGCCCGCATTAACGACCTGTGGCAGGTGATGTATCGCGGTGGCTTCTACCGCGGCGGCCCGATTCTGATGAGTGCGATTGCCGGGATCGATCAGGCACTGTGGGATATTAAAGGTAAGGTGCTCAACGCGCCGGTGTGGCAGCTGATGGGTGGCCTGGTGCGGGATAAAATTAAAGCCTACAGCTGGGTTGGCGGCGATCGTCCGGCGGAGGTGATCGACGGGATTAAATCCTTACGCAATATTGGTTTCGATACTTTTAAATTAAACGGCTGCGAAGAAATGGGCATTATTGATAATTCCCGTGCCGTTGATGCAGCCGTCAATACGGTCGCGCAAATTCGTGAAGCCTTCGGGAATGAAATTGAATTTGGTCTTGATTTCCACGGACGGGTTAGCGCCCCAATGGCGAAAGTATTAATTAAAGAGCTGGAGCCATATCGTCCCCTGTTTATTGAAGAGCCGGTTCTGGCAGAGCAGGCGGAATATTATCCGCGGCTGGCGGCACAAACGCATATTCCTATTGCGGCGGGTGAGCGCATGTTTTCTCGTTTTGAATTTAAGCGCGTACTGGAAGGGGGCGGGATTGCCATTCTGCAGCCGGATCTCTCGCATGCCGGCGGTATCACTGAATGCTACAAAATTGCCGGTATGGCAGAGGCTTACGATGTGTCTCTGGCACCTCATTGCCCGCTGGGGCCGATTGCGCTGTCAGCCTGTTTGCACATCGACTTTGTTTCCCGTAATGCGGTATTCCAGGAGCAAAGCATGGGCATTCACTATAACAAAGGTGCAGAGCTGCTCGACTTCGTGAAAAACAAAGAAGACTTCAAAATGGATGGCGGTTATTTCCTGCCGCTGATGAAGCCCGGCCTTGGGGTTGAAATTGACGAAGAGCAGGTGATTGCCCGCAGTAAAAACGTTACCGACTGGCGAAATCCTTTATGGCGTCACGCCGACGGTTCCGTGGCTGAATGGTAA
- a CDS encoding 2-dehydro-3-deoxy-6-phosphogalactonate aldolase (catalyzes the formation of D-glyceraldehyde 3-phosphate and pyruvate from 2-dehydro-3-deoxy-D-galactonate 6-phosphate; functions in galactonate metabolism), whose protein sequence is MQWQTKLPLIAILRGITPQEVQAHVSALLDAGFDAVEIPLNSPQWQQSIASMVVAFGDKALIGAGTVLKTEQVDELAAMGSKLMVTPNTQPDVIRRAVASGMTVCAGCATASEAFSALDAGAQTLKIFPSSAFGPDYIKALKAVLPPEVPVFAVGGVTPENLHIWLQAGCAGAGLGSDLYRAGQPVSRTSERAKAFVKAYQEAVQ, encoded by the coding sequence ATGCAGTGGCAAACTAAGCTTCCGCTGATCGCGATTTTACGCGGCATCACCCCGCAGGAGGTTCAGGCGCATGTGAGCGCGCTGCTGGACGCCGGGTTTGATGCGGTGGAAATTCCCCTCAACTCACCGCAGTGGCAGCAAAGCATTGCCTCAATGGTGGTGGCCTTTGGCGATAAAGCGCTGATCGGGGCGGGTACGGTGCTCAAGACGGAGCAGGTGGATGAGCTGGCGGCGATGGGCAGCAAACTGATGGTCACGCCAAACACACAGCCGGACGTGATCCGTCGCGCCGTCGCAAGCGGCATGACGGTTTGTGCGGGCTGTGCGACGGCCTCTGAAGCCTTTTCCGCTCTGGATGCGGGCGCCCAGACGCTGAAAATTTTCCCTTCTTCTGCCTTCGGGCCGGACTACATCAAGGCGCTGAAAGCCGTGCTTCCACCGGAGGTGCCGGTGTTTGCCGTCGGCGGCGTCACGCCGGAAAACCTGCACATCTGGCTGCAGGCTGGCTGCGCCGGCGCCGGGTTGGGCAGCGATTTGTACCGTGCCGGGCAGCCGGTGAGCCGCACCAGCGAAAGGGCAAAAGCATTTGTTAAAGCGTATCAAGAGGCCGTGCAATGA
- a CDS encoding 2-oxo-3-deoxygalactonate kinase (catalyzes the formation of 2-dehydro-3-deoxy-D-galactonate 6-phosphate from 2-dehydro-3-deoxy-D-galactonate) gives MTSRYIAIDWGSTNLRAWLYQDEVCIDSRKSTSGVTRLGGRSPAAVFSEIVAGWRETPTPVLMAGMVGSNAGWKIAPYLPCPARFSTFSEQMTAVAEQVWIIPGLCVQREDNQNVMRGEETQLLGARSLQPAPLYIMPGTHCKWVRTDEESVLDFRTVLTGELHHLLLQHSLIGTGLPEQQACPEAFNAGLDRGINAGDLLPQLFEVRAAHVLGQLPREQVSDFLSGLLIGSEVATMTRRFACPVGQPVTIVANPALSARYQAALSQLGFSSQAVDGDNAFQAGIRSIANAVAN, from the coding sequence ATGACATCTCGCTACATCGCCATTGACTGGGGATCGACCAACCTTCGCGCCTGGCTCTACCAGGATGAAGTGTGCATCGACAGCCGCAAAAGTACTTCAGGCGTTACGCGCCTGGGCGGCAGGTCTCCGGCGGCGGTGTTTAGTGAGATTGTTGCCGGCTGGCGAGAAACGCCAACGCCGGTGCTGATGGCCGGGATGGTCGGCAGTAACGCCGGCTGGAAAATTGCCCCGTACCTGCCTTGCCCCGCTCGTTTTTCCACTTTCAGCGAGCAGATGACCGCCGTGGCTGAGCAGGTGTGGATCATCCCTGGCCTGTGCGTTCAGCGCGAAGACAACCAAAACGTGATGCGCGGCGAAGAGACCCAGCTGCTGGGTGCCCGCTCGCTGCAGCCTGCTCCGCTTTATATTATGCCCGGGACCCACTGCAAATGGGTGCGGACGGATGAAGAGTCGGTGCTTGATTTCCGCACCGTATTGACCGGTGAACTGCATCACCTGCTGCTTCAACACTCTCTGATTGGTACCGGTCTGCCGGAACAACAGGCCTGCCCTGAGGCGTTTAACGCCGGGCTCGATCGCGGGATCAATGCCGGCGACCTGCTGCCGCAATTATTTGAGGTGCGTGCCGCTCACGTACTGGGCCAGCTACCGCGAGAGCAGGTCAGCGATTTCCTTTCCGGGCTGTTGATTGGCAGTGAAGTGGCGACGATGACGCGCCGCTTTGCCTGTCCGGTCGGGCAGCCTGTCACCATTGTTGCCAACCCGGCGCTTAGTGCTCGCTATCAAGCGGCTTTATCCCAGCTTGGCTTTAGCAGCCAGGCGGTCGATGGCGACAATGCTTTCCAGGCAGGAATAAGGAGTATTGCAAATGCAGTGGCAAACTAA
- a CDS encoding galactonate operon transcriptional repressor: MTLNKTDRIIVTLGQQIVSGKYAPGAALPAEADLCEEFETSRNIIREVFRSLMAKRLIEMKRYRGAFVQPRNQWNYLDTEVLQWVLANDYDPRLIAAMSEVRNLVEPAIARWAAERATSNDLARIEGALNDMVANNQNRDAFNEADIRYHEAVLESVHNPVLQQLSIAISSLQRAVFERTWMGDEANMPRTLQEHKALYDAIRHQDSAAAEQAALTMIASSTKRLKDIT; the protein is encoded by the coding sequence ATGACCCTCAATAAAACCGACCGCATCATCGTCACGCTGGGCCAGCAAATCGTGAGTGGTAAATACGCGCCGGGGGCGGCATTACCGGCAGAAGCCGATCTGTGCGAAGAGTTTGAAACTTCGCGCAACATCATCCGGGAAGTGTTTCGCTCGCTCATGGCGAAGCGGCTCATTGAAATGAAACGCTATCGCGGCGCGTTCGTTCAGCCCCGTAACCAGTGGAACTATCTCGATACAGAGGTACTGCAGTGGGTGCTGGCGAACGATTACGACCCGCGGCTCATCGCCGCGATGAGTGAAGTGCGAAATCTGGTTGAACCCGCCATTGCCCGCTGGGCTGCGGAGCGCGCTACGTCGAATGACCTGGCCCGAATAGAAGGCGCTCTGAACGATATGGTGGCGAATAACCAGAACCGCGATGCGTTTAACGAGGCGGATATCCGTTATCACGAAGCGGTGCTGGAGTCCGTGCATAACCCGGTGCTGCAGCAGCTGAGCATTGCTATCAGTTCCCTGCAGCGGGCCGTTTTTGAGCGAACCTGGATGGGCGATGAGGCCAATATGCCGAGAACCCTTCAGGAACATAAAGCGCTGTATGACGCGATCCGTCATCAGGACAGCGCGGCAGCGGAGCAGGCGGCGCTCACCATGATCGCCAGCTCCACTAAACGACTAAAGGACATTACATGA
- a CDS encoding sugar phosphatase (YidA; catalyzes the dephosphorylation of erythrose 4-phosphate (preferred substrate), mannose 1-phosphate and p-nitrophenyl phosphate; hydrolyzes the alpha-D-glucose-1-phosphate but not the beta form; member of the haloacid dehalogenase-like hydrolases superfamily and Cof family of proteins): MAIKLIAIDMDGTLLLPDHTISQAVKQAVAAARERGVNVVICTGRPFAGVESYLRELHMDKPGDYCITYNGALVQKASDGSTVAQTALSYDDYRYLENLSREVGSHFHALDRHTLYTANRDISYYTVHESFIASIPLMFCEAENMDKNGEFLKVMMIDEPAILDKAIAKIPAEVFERYTLLKSSPYFLEILDKRVNKGTGVKSLAEKLGIKPEEVMTIGDQENDIAMLEYAGMGVAMDNAIDKVKEVSNFVTKSNLEDGVAYAIEKFVLN; encoded by the coding sequence ATGGCCATAAAACTGATTGCAATTGATATGGATGGCACGCTGCTGCTGCCAGACCACACCATTTCCCAGGCGGTAAAGCAGGCCGTTGCGGCGGCACGCGAGCGCGGCGTGAACGTCGTTATCTGTACCGGCCGTCCGTTTGCTGGCGTTGAAAGCTACCTGCGTGAGTTGCATATGGATAAGCCCGGCGACTACTGCATCACCTATAACGGGGCGCTGGTGCAGAAGGCGAGCGACGGCAGCACGGTTGCCCAGACGGCACTGAGCTATGACGACTATCGCTACCTGGAAAACCTGTCCCGGGAAGTGGGCTCGCACTTCCACGCGCTCGATCGCCACACCCTGTACACAGCCAACCGCGATATCAGCTATTACACGGTGCATGAATCCTTTATCGCCAGCATTCCGCTGATGTTCTGCGAAGCGGAAAACATGGATAAAAACGGCGAGTTCCTGAAGGTCATGATGATTGACGAGCCAGCTATTCTCGACAAGGCCATCGCCAAAATTCCTGCTGAAGTTTTTGAGCGCTACACGCTGCTGAAAAGCTCGCCTTATTTCCTGGAAATTCTCGACAAGCGCGTTAACAAAGGCACCGGCGTGAAGTCGCTGGCGGAAAAGCTGGGCATTAAGCCTGAAGAAGTGATGACCATTGGCGATCAGGAAAACGACATTGCGATGCTGGAATATGCGGGCATGGGTGTGGCAATGGACAACGCTATCGACAAAGTGAAAGAAGTCAGCAACTTTGTCACCAAATCCAACCTGGAGGACGGCGTCGCCTACGCTATCGAGAAGTTTGTGCTGAACTAA